A single genomic interval of Salinarchaeum sp. IM2453 harbors:
- a CDS encoding VanZ family protein, with the protein MSRITLPIPLLPASIRWAAVFVVAGLIFYASLVTVPETVVDETHPGIIPLSSWRHFVAYFVLACTVAYAIEPWEIPRWHKAISVVVVASVYGAGLEAGQMFVPHRTDFLIEDVITNTLGATGVLLWYGLHPRFQVQSYDEFIE; encoded by the coding sequence ATGTCTCGCATCACGTTGCCTATTCCATTGTTGCCTGCTTCCATTCGCTGGGCTGCTGTCTTTGTCGTTGCTGGACTCATCTTCTATGCATCACTTGTTACTGTCCCTGAGACCGTTGTTGATGAGACTCATCCGGGTATCATTCCGCTAAGCTCTTGGCGACATTTTGTCGCGTATTTTGTCCTTGCCTGCACAGTAGCATATGCAATTGAGCCGTGGGAGATTCCACGCTGGCACAAAGCAATCAGCGTGGTTGTTGTGGCCTCAGTATACGGTGCCGGCCTCGAAGCTGGCCAGATGTTTGTTCCTCATCGAACTGACTTCCTAATTGAGGATGTGATCACAAATACTCTTGGAGCAACTGGAGTGTTGCTCTGGTATGGTCTTCATCCTCGTTTTCAGGTTCAATCATATGATGAGTTCATTGAATAG
- a CDS encoding TRAM domain-containing protein has translation MVDIPDSLRSLFTASVEEHDEDDRYVIEIPKSEIEHETVEPAETYKVALLSRTTTDASTPEYATSAPEGEEQHQTPPVEEGETRTVTIESLGDKGDGIAKVERGYVLIVPGARPGDEVTVKVEEVRENVAFAELVDDPAVE, from the coding sequence ATGGTTGATATACCGGATTCATTGCGTAGTTTATTTACTGCCTCTGTCGAGGAACATGATGAAGATGATAGATATGTCATTGAAATCCCAAAAAGCGAAATTGAACACGAGACCGTCGAACCTGCTGAAACGTACAAAGTAGCCTTACTTTCACGCACGACGACTGATGCATCGACACCTGAGTACGCAACATCCGCTCCTGAAGGCGAGGAACAACACCAGACGCCACCAGTAGAGGAAGGCGAAACCCGGACCGTTACAATCGAATCGCTTGGTGACAAAGGGGATGGTATCGCCAAAGTCGAGCGAGGGTACGTCCTCATCGTTCCTGGTGCTCGCCCAGGTGATGAAGTCACTGTTAAAGTTGAAGAAGTCCGTGAAAATGTCGCGTTTGCTGAACTCGTTGACGATCCGGCCGTCGAATAA
- a CDS encoding FlaD/FlaE family flagellar protein, translating into MGSDDSSDDAMSRFEELKQQYEEEGGFEDDGEENSGTTEATETVESTADPPTPSSNTAPSASSTQDTPSPTGTSSQSKSQEQTRETQPTKTEQTQSEQSSDTTKSATQSSTPTGSIQPSRQSDPIQQESGSSQPTQQQSTNAAPQSNQRQQSTSQSQLERSKQTKQDQTTSDTSRSSQPPQTQSTSTTTTREPSKSTTPEKSYESIAETRQRAQQQNDIEFAGRPYLKQLPADLHAEERIIDWMGYLIETGGRERTAQALAYYRSIGWIGEDAEDELREYLEMFDERTGTEELTMDHHARSLEYIAQLAGGRIIQ; encoded by the coding sequence ATGGGGTCCGATGACAGTTCAGATGATGCCATGTCTCGATTCGAGGAGTTAAAACAACAATACGAAGAGGAAGGTGGATTTGAAGATGATGGTGAAGAGAACTCCGGCACGACAGAAGCGACAGAAACAGTAGAATCAACTGCGGATCCACCAACGCCATCGTCGAATACAGCACCATCTGCTTCTAGTACACAGGACACACCATCACCAACAGGAACATCATCACAGAGTAAATCACAAGAACAAACGCGGGAAACACAGCCAACGAAGACAGAGCAGACGCAGTCAGAGCAGTCATCGGACACAACAAAATCGGCAACACAGTCCAGCACGCCGACGGGCAGTATACAGCCATCTCGGCAGTCAGATCCAATACAACAGGAATCAGGATCATCGCAGCCAACCCAGCAACAATCAACAAACGCAGCGCCACAGTCAAACCAGCGCCAACAATCGACATCCCAGAGTCAACTAGAGCGTTCGAAGCAAACAAAACAAGATCAGACGACATCGGACACATCACGCTCATCGCAGCCCCCACAGACACAATCGACATCTACAACGACGACACGGGAACCGTCAAAATCGACAACACCAGAGAAAAGCTACGAGTCAATCGCAGAAACACGGCAACGAGCACAACAGCAGAACGATATTGAGTTTGCTGGACGCCCATATCTTAAGCAATTACCAGCTGATTTGCATGCAGAAGAGCGTATTATTGACTGGATGGGATACTTGATCGAGACTGGAGGCCGGGAGCGAACAGCACAGGCACTCGCGTATTATCGATCAATCGGCTGGATTGGTGAAGATGCAGAAGATGAACTACGCGAGTATTTGGAGATGTTTGACGAGCGGACAGGAACAGAAGAGCTCACGATGGACCATCACGCTCGAAGTTTAGAATATATTGCACAGTTAGCTGGCGGACGAATTATACAGTAA
- the metG gene encoding methionine--tRNA ligase, which produces MSSPTVVTCGLPYANGDLHIGHLRGYVSADVLHRALEKTGEKTAYVCGSDMHGTPIAVNAAQEGMSPKEFALNYHEQYKETFPKFDVDFSHYGHTHDDVNTSTTQEIVKILDDEGYVYEKEIKVAFDPIEEQPLPDRFVEGTCPYCGATARGDECDEGCGRHLEPGEIEDPVSTITGNPAEYRDRTHKFFEVSELSDVLTSFLDQLEGTDNAQNQPRQWIEEGLQDWCITRDMDWGIDYPEEDTDLVLYVWVDAPIEYISATKQYTEKVGEDEYDWRDVWKGDGDIIHVIGRDIIQHHTIFWPSMLHVADYNLPKAICATGFITINGKGLSTSRNRAIWAQEYLDEELHTDLLRYYLTTNGGLQQDVDFSWEKFQNRVNGELVDTLGNFLYRAMLFAHRNYEGTPDTAVSDEVSNRIETACEDFETAVDEYDIRQIGQVAVELAGYGNEYIQRNEPWNLVDSEPDQAATVIRDCVQIAKAVAVLAAPTLPQKAQTLWQQLGESGSVRDVGLDAALEAPPETFNEPVELFAGIEDERVEELDAKLQERVATATDDENESEDTSTGDDEEQTMADDIEPIAEERISFDDFKELDIRVGRIETAEPIEGADELLRLEVDIGTETRQIVAGLRQLHDVDELPGTKIIVVANLEKAELFGVESNGMLLAAGEQADLLTTYEDAEPGEKIQ; this is translated from the coding sequence ATGAGTTCTCCGACAGTCGTCACGTGCGGACTTCCATACGCTAACGGAGATTTGCATATTGGGCATCTCCGCGGATATGTTAGTGCGGATGTCCTGCACCGAGCGCTCGAAAAGACGGGTGAGAAAACAGCGTATGTCTGTGGGTCAGACATGCATGGCACACCAATTGCGGTGAATGCAGCACAAGAAGGCATGTCTCCCAAGGAATTTGCATTGAATTATCACGAGCAGTATAAGGAGACATTCCCGAAGTTCGACGTTGATTTTAGCCATTATGGGCATACCCATGATGATGTAAATACCAGCACAACGCAGGAAATCGTCAAAATACTGGACGATGAAGGATACGTCTACGAGAAAGAGATCAAAGTAGCATTTGATCCAATCGAGGAGCAGCCGCTTCCAGACCGGTTTGTTGAAGGGACCTGTCCATACTGCGGTGCCACAGCCCGCGGTGATGAATGTGACGAAGGCTGTGGTCGACATCTTGAGCCAGGAGAGATTGAAGATCCAGTATCAACGATTACTGGCAATCCTGCTGAGTACCGGGACCGAACCCACAAGTTCTTCGAAGTCTCTGAGCTGAGTGATGTCTTGACATCGTTCCTCGATCAGCTGGAAGGAACCGATAATGCGCAGAATCAACCTCGACAGTGGATCGAGGAAGGGCTACAGGACTGGTGTATCACGCGTGATATGGACTGGGGGATTGACTATCCAGAAGAAGACACTGATCTTGTCCTATACGTCTGGGTGGATGCCCCGATTGAATACATTTCTGCGACAAAGCAGTATACCGAGAAAGTCGGAGAAGACGAGTACGACTGGCGTGATGTCTGGAAAGGAGATGGCGACATTATCCATGTGATTGGGCGAGACATTATCCAGCACCACACGATTTTCTGGCCATCAATGTTGCATGTCGCTGATTACAATCTCCCAAAAGCAATCTGTGCAACCGGATTTATTACAATCAACGGCAAGGGACTTTCGACAAGCCGGAATCGAGCAATCTGGGCACAGGAGTATCTCGATGAAGAACTGCACACAGATCTGCTTCGATACTATTTGACAACAAACGGTGGGCTACAACAAGATGTTGACTTCTCTTGGGAAAAATTCCAGAACCGTGTCAACGGTGAGTTGGTCGATACGCTCGGGAACTTCCTCTATCGGGCAATGCTGTTTGCACATCGGAACTACGAGGGCACGCCTGACACAGCGGTAAGTGATGAGGTCAGCAATCGCATTGAAACAGCCTGTGAAGACTTTGAAACGGCAGTTGATGAATATGATATCCGGCAGATCGGACAGGTTGCGGTTGAACTTGCAGGCTATGGAAATGAGTACATCCAGCGAAACGAGCCGTGGAACCTCGTTGATTCAGAACCAGATCAGGCAGCAACGGTCATTCGTGACTGTGTGCAGATTGCAAAGGCCGTCGCCGTGCTTGCAGCACCAACACTTCCACAGAAGGCACAGACCTTGTGGCAACAGCTTGGAGAATCTGGATCAGTCAGAGACGTTGGACTCGATGCAGCACTTGAAGCACCACCAGAAACGTTCAATGAACCGGTCGAGCTCTTTGCTGGCATCGAAGACGAGCGGGTCGAAGAGTTAGATGCAAAGCTACAAGAACGGGTTGCGACCGCTACGGATGATGAGAACGAATCAGAAGATACATCGACAGGAGACGACGAAGAACAAACAATGGCAGACGATATTGAACCAATCGCTGAGGAACGGATAAGCTTTGACGATTTCAAAGAGCTGGATATCCGTGTTGGACGAATCGAAACCGCAGAACCAATCGAAGGTGCTGATGAACTGCTTCGGCTGGAGGTCGACATCGGTACTGAAACACGACAGATTGTCGCTGGATTACGACAACTGCACGATGTTGATGAGTTGCCCGGAACAAAGATCATCGTCGTGGCAAACCTCGAAAAAGCAGAGCTATTTGGCGTCGAGTCAAACGGGATGCTCCTTGCAGCCGGTGAGCAGGCAGATCTGTTGACCACGTACGAAGACGCAGAGCCAGGCGAAAAGATTCAGTAA
- a CDS encoding transposase, whose product MTDTVAERKIRRIGWHRLRQRLFDEDSPYIEWRVLESVVDQLNTYYDRHGRFPETYTELVETPKPNGTLPYAPDKGDYNIHELTVKNGELCFVLNTPDSLSPDSYHDWTKHELRFPTHSRFNEMLDAGDVKAPTLHASEHGYTIDVPVEIPEQTSETEDGRVLAVDLGVKKQATTTVLDSGDGTHEQVAPPQFIDHPAKDKLFRVKADAEGINDRLAELRRQGNAHTERFDHLLSEYRQTRRKERRLREQIQHNVANQLVWFAVENDCETIVFESLGQFDAGDTSEAVAWSISSWARGELLDYVEYKAGLLGIEFTTVNPWGTSRFCPRCGERGRTVNAPNDHTECRYGGHFHCPTCGYECDRDVVGAVNVGRKYFSECQMEEANPVEYISAGNHASFPSPSEGARSAGVQSATDKQDQASGRQTHLSQHCSSSLTAKRREAVMGGLQQNHGSNTAQQWGSGSITQYALASTTECG is encoded by the coding sequence GTGACCGACACGGTTGCCGAGCGCAAGATCCGACGCATCGGCTGGCACAGACTCCGCCAACGGCTGTTCGACGAAGACTCACCATACATCGAATGGCGCGTACTGGAGTCGGTCGTCGACCAACTCAACACCTACTACGACCGACACGGACGCTTCCCCGAAACATACACTGAACTGGTCGAGACGCCGAAACCGAACGGCACACTACCGTATGCACCGGACAAAGGCGACTACAACATCCACGAACTGACGGTCAAAAACGGAGAACTCTGCTTCGTGTTGAACACGCCGGACTCCCTCTCGCCGGACAGTTACCACGACTGGACGAAACACGAACTCCGCTTTCCGACCCATTCCCGATTTAACGAGATGCTCGACGCGGGAGACGTGAAAGCCCCAACACTTCACGCCTCCGAACACGGCTACACCATCGACGTACCCGTTGAGATTCCCGAGCAAACCTCTGAAACGGAAGACGGGAGGGTGTTGGCAGTTGATCTCGGCGTCAAAAAACAGGCGACTACGACTGTGCTTGACAGCGGGGACGGGACGCACGAGCAAGTTGCGCCGCCACAGTTCATCGACCATCCAGCGAAAGACAAACTGTTCCGGGTGAAAGCTGACGCCGAAGGGATTAACGACCGCCTTGCAGAACTCCGGCGACAGGGCAACGCACACACCGAACGGTTCGACCACTTGCTCAGTGAGTATCGCCAGACACGCCGGAAGGAACGGCGGTTGCGCGAGCAAATCCAACACAACGTGGCCAACCAGTTGGTGTGGTTCGCTGTCGAGAACGACTGTGAAACGATTGTGTTCGAGTCCCTCGGCCAGTTCGACGCAGGCGATACAAGTGAGGCAGTCGCGTGGTCGATTTCGTCGTGGGCACGAGGGGAATTGTTGGATTACGTCGAGTACAAGGCTGGTCTGCTTGGGATTGAGTTTACGACGGTGAATCCGTGGGGGACGAGTCGGTTCTGCCCCCGGTGTGGTGAGCGTGGTCGGACGGTAAACGCACCGAATGATCATACGGAGTGTCGTTACGGTGGACATTTCCACTGTCCGACGTGTGGGTATGAGTGTGATCGGGATGTGGTGGGTGCGGTGAACGTCGGGCGAAAGTACTTCTCCGAGTGTCAGATGGAGGAGGCGAACCCTGTTGAGTATATCTCGGCGGGGAATCACGCCAGTTTTCCATCGCCTTCGGAGGGTGCCCGTTCTGCTGGTGTTCAGTCCGCGACCGACAAACAGGATCAGGCGAGCGGTCGTCAGACCCACCTGTCTCAGCACTGTTCGTCGTCACTCACTGCGAAACGGCGGGAGGCAGTTATGGGTGGACTGCAGCAAAATCACGGTAGTAACACGGCCCAGCAGTGGGGCAGCGGGAGTATCACACAGTACGCCCTCGCCAGTACTACCGAATGTGGTTGA
- a CDS encoding proteasome assembly chaperone family protein — MTVEFTTNVDTAEPPASTLLAAFPGPGMAAVSAHQYIIERLGLQETGHVQVEGIPAVTPYEDGRPHHHTRLFSKPGFDYTILLSELPIPIQFSEPFGRDIINWIDTEGVKEVALLTAIPSLNSSEKLAYVASEDYHRARLQDSDSSMIPLSGGFLTGVNASLISRSMNTSLRVGVLATGANRSNFQ; from the coding sequence ATGACGGTGGAATTCACTACCAATGTCGACACTGCAGAACCTCCGGCTTCAACGCTCCTTGCAGCCTTTCCCGGCCCGGGGATGGCAGCTGTCTCGGCTCATCAGTACATTATTGAGCGACTAGGACTACAGGAGACCGGCCATGTTCAGGTTGAGGGCATCCCTGCGGTGACTCCCTACGAGGATGGCCGCCCACATCATCACACCCGACTGTTTTCGAAGCCCGGCTTTGATTACACGATTTTGCTCAGTGAATTGCCGATTCCGATTCAGTTCTCTGAGCCGTTTGGTCGTGATATTATCAACTGGATTGATACAGAGGGTGTCAAAGAAGTGGCGCTTCTCACGGCGATTCCATCTCTTAACTCCTCTGAGAAACTGGCATATGTTGCTTCAGAAGATTACCATCGAGCCCGGCTTCAGGATTCTGATAGTTCAATGATTCCACTTTCGGGTGGATTTTTGACTGGTGTTAATGCTAGCCTTATCTCTCGATCGATGAACACATCACTGCGGGTTGGTGTTCTGGCAACTGGCGCAAACCGTTCTAATTTTCAGTAG
- a CDS encoding SLC13 family permease has translation MSLNPNLGVDIGFLEWMLVGVPLAAVFLIITWGILIIVLQPTIDRQPGRSDVVAKQLEALGPMTTGERRVLTVFALVAAGWILRPFVIEPFLPVTDAMIAIAGGILVFLVPVNGKQMLDWEYTSRVPWGVLLLLGAGFSIARGFQESGLDSIIADAIASLGITELSVMVLIVTTTVILLTNVTSNTATASLFMPITLSIGLALGITPLTLMATAAFAASFAFMLPVATAPNAIVFASGYLTIPQMVKIGLILTLPAILVISIFAVWWIPLVWA, from the coding sequence GTGTCGCTGAATCCAAACCTCGGTGTCGATATCGGATTTCTTGAGTGGATGCTCGTTGGCGTTCCACTTGCTGCTGTTTTCCTTATCATCACATGGGGCATTCTTATCATCGTTCTGCAACCAACAATCGATCGGCAACCAGGACGCAGTGATGTTGTTGCTAAGCAACTTGAGGCACTTGGCCCAATGACGACTGGCGAACGACGTGTCCTTACTGTATTTGCTCTTGTTGCTGCTGGATGGATTCTTCGCCCATTTGTCATTGAACCATTCTTACCGGTTACTGATGCTATGATTGCGATTGCTGGTGGTATTCTTGTGTTTCTCGTCCCTGTCAACGGTAAACAGATGCTTGACTGGGAATACACTAGCCGGGTTCCGTGGGGTGTCCTACTGTTGCTTGGGGCAGGATTTTCCATTGCTCGTGGATTTCAGGAAAGTGGTTTAGATAGTATCATTGCTGATGCTATCGCTTCACTTGGTATAACCGAGCTCTCTGTCATGGTCCTAATTGTGACAACAACGGTTATTCTGCTGACAAATGTAACCTCTAATACAGCAACTGCGTCTCTTTTCATGCCAATCACGCTTAGTATCGGCCTTGCTCTTGGGATAACTCCACTTACGTTGATGGCGACGGCTGCTTTTGCGGCATCGTTTGCGTTTATGCTCCCAGTTGCAACCGCACCAAATGCAATTGTCTTCGCGAGTGGATACCTGACCATTCCTCAAATGGTCAAAATCGGACTCATTTTGACGCTCCCAGCGATTCTCGTTATCTCGATATTTGCGGTCTGGTGGATTCCGCTTGTCTGGGCTTGA
- a CDS encoding SLC13 family permease, giving the protein MSVNRSQLGISVTRKSVGLVAGPVFFAAIYLGEPFGLDPAATAALASTTWVVIWWVSEAIPIPVTSLLPVVLFPATGVMSIGTTTAPYADPIVFLLLGGFLLALAIERWNLHHRLSLLVISAVGTSGRALVFGFMIATAFLSMWISNTATAMMMVPIGAAVIVELTAVGGRRIPPLDREDIKEPNDPLDVEGELLQSIKEDPTELPNTAFGLALMLAIAYGASIGGSATLIGSPPNAVLAGVAESKPRCRYRIS; this is encoded by the coding sequence ATGTCAGTGAACCGTTCTCAGTTAGGAATCTCGGTCACGCGAAAGTCGGTTGGACTTGTTGCTGGCCCTGTGTTTTTCGCTGCTATCTATCTTGGTGAACCATTTGGACTCGATCCAGCGGCGACCGCAGCACTTGCAAGTACCACATGGGTTGTTATTTGGTGGGTTTCAGAAGCGATTCCAATCCCTGTCACCTCACTGCTTCCGGTTGTTCTCTTTCCGGCGACCGGTGTCATGTCGATTGGAACTACAACAGCACCGTATGCCGATCCGATTGTCTTCTTGTTGCTTGGAGGCTTCTTGCTTGCCCTTGCCATTGAGCGCTGGAATCTCCACCATCGCTTGTCCTTACTTGTTATTTCTGCGGTTGGAACCAGTGGTCGGGCACTTGTGTTTGGTTTTATGATTGCAACAGCATTCCTCTCAATGTGGATCTCAAATACTGCAACAGCGATGATGATGGTGCCAATTGGTGCCGCTGTTATCGTTGAACTTACTGCTGTTGGTGGCCGTCGCATCCCACCGCTCGACCGCGAAGACATCAAAGAGCCAAATGATCCTCTTGATGTTGAAGGGGAACTATTGCAGTCAATCAAAGAAGATCCTACTGAACTTCCGAATACTGCCTTTGGTCTTGCACTTATGCTTGCCATCGCTTACGGCGCTTCGATTGGTGGATCAGCAACACTCATTGGCAGTCCTCCAAACGCTGTGCTGGCAGGTGTCGCTGAATCCAAACCTCGGTGTCGATATCGGATTTCTTGA
- a CDS encoding SLC13 family permease — MVFSDLSMDILVVFALIAIALILFVSEVIPNDTTAIGIIVALVILEPWTQVTPRDAISGFANPATITILAMYMLSAGIQKTGLVQRLGIYLAEFSRGNDRRALAATVGTTGPIAGFINNTPVVAVFIPMITDLAKQIGMSPSKLLMPLSYAAILGGTLTLIGTSTNLLASEFIVALDQFDRGPLGMFEFTILGVVTLAVGLVYLVTVGWRLTPARIPVDAELVDEFSLENYLTRYRVREESPVIDMTIAELDDALPDPVTILQVRKGRDIFGPSDAEQIIERGDILIVHGPPAAVTELEETQSLRQLSHRRITDDLFTSPTSSKTLVKGIVPEGSSLAGSELRDARLQEFHRTTVLAVRRGGRLIQTNLRDVEIQSGDLLLLQSTEGDIQYLTESEKLIIIGDDAIYQAIKQQQQQITQLSAKTPISVMILAGVVLVAALDFLPIAVAALGGVFLMVVTGCLSPSEAYNAVSWNIIFLLAGVIPLGIAMEQTGGAAFLAELIITTADVLPLFGVALLFYFVTGLLASAITPVATIVLMIPVAVDAAVQLGANELAFLLVIMFASAMSFMTPIGYQTNLMVYSPGGYQFTDFLRVGGPLQILLALVATAGIAVIWGL; from the coding sequence ATGGTATTTTCCGACCTTTCGATGGATATTCTGGTTGTTTTTGCACTGATTGCTATTGCGCTGATTCTCTTTGTGTCGGAAGTTATTCCAAACGATACCACTGCCATCGGTATCATTGTTGCTCTTGTTATCCTTGAGCCATGGACACAGGTTACCCCTCGAGACGCGATCTCCGGTTTCGCTAATCCAGCGACAATAACTATTCTTGCCATGTACATGCTGAGTGCTGGTATCCAAAAGACCGGGCTTGTACAGCGGCTTGGCATTTACCTTGCCGAATTTAGCCGCGGCAATGATCGGCGGGCCCTCGCTGCAACCGTCGGCACCACCGGACCTATTGCTGGGTTTATTAACAACACGCCTGTTGTTGCAGTGTTTATTCCGATGATCACGGATCTTGCAAAGCAAATCGGGATGTCTCCGTCAAAACTGCTTATGCCACTCTCGTATGCTGCTATTCTGGGTGGCACATTGACACTCATTGGAACCAGTACGAATCTTTTGGCAAGTGAGTTTATTGTTGCTCTTGACCAGTTTGACCGAGGTCCGTTAGGAATGTTTGAGTTTACAATTCTCGGTGTAGTCACTCTTGCTGTTGGACTCGTATACCTTGTCACAGTCGGCTGGCGATTGACTCCAGCCCGTATTCCTGTTGACGCTGAACTGGTTGATGAATTTAGCTTGGAGAATTATTTAACTCGATACAGGGTCCGTGAAGAGTCGCCGGTTATTGATATGACGATTGCTGAGCTGGATGACGCACTACCTGACCCTGTGACGATTCTTCAGGTCCGAAAAGGGAGAGACATTTTCGGCCCCTCCGATGCCGAGCAAATAATCGAACGTGGAGATATTCTCATTGTACATGGTCCACCAGCTGCGGTGACCGAACTTGAGGAAACCCAATCTCTTCGCCAACTGAGCCATCGCCGTATTACCGATGACCTCTTTACGAGTCCCACGTCGAGTAAAACGCTGGTCAAAGGCATCGTTCCAGAGGGTTCTTCGCTGGCTGGATCGGAGCTACGTGACGCTCGATTACAGGAATTTCACCGAACAACTGTTCTGGCTGTCCGTCGGGGTGGCCGCCTTATTCAGACTAATCTCCGAGATGTTGAGATTCAATCCGGCGACTTGCTATTACTTCAGAGTACTGAGGGAGATATTCAGTACTTGACTGAGTCCGAGAAACTGATTATCATCGGGGATGACGCCATTTATCAGGCGATTAAGCAACAACAACAGCAGATAACCCAATTATCAGCAAAAACCCCGATTTCAGTAATGATTCTGGCCGGTGTTGTCCTTGTCGCAGCACTGGACTTTCTTCCAATTGCTGTCGCTGCACTTGGTGGTGTATTCTTGATGGTGGTCACTGGTTGTCTGTCACCCTCTGAAGCGTACAACGCTGTTTCATGGAATATTATCTTCTTACTTGCTGGTGTGATCCCACTCGGGATCGCCATGGAACAAACCGGTGGAGCTGCATTCCTTGCTGAGCTTATCATCACAACAGCTGATGTTCTTCCGCTGTTTGGCGTTGCATTGTTGTTTTATTTCGTTACTGGATTACTTGCCAGTGCAATCACACCCGTTGCAACGATTGTGTTGATGATCCCAGTTGCAGTTGATGCAGCTGTCCAGCTTGGTGCAAATGAACTGGCCTTTTTGCTGGTGATCATGTTTGCATCAGCAATGTCGTTTATGACGCCAATTGGCTATCAAACAAACTTGATGGTTTACAGTCCCGGCGGATATCAGTTCACAGACTTCCTCCGTGTTGGCGGGCCGCTACAGATTCTTCTTGCACTTGTTGCAACGGCCGGGATTGCTGTTATCTGGGGTCTGTAA
- a CDS encoding NfeD family protein, which yields MVLENLPLILVLAGIVLMVLEALAPGANFIVVGVAVLAAGLVGLLVGSAGLLTGGALVALLAALTIIFGSVALYVYREFEFYDGGDSGATSDSASLRGKTGRVTERVTETDGRVKLDEGGFSPVYQARAIDGEIPEGERVFVVDPGGGNVLTVESLGAIERDEIDRALEQEEESEYETN from the coding sequence ATGGTGTTGGAGAATCTCCCGCTGATACTTGTCTTGGCGGGCATCGTGCTGATGGTGCTTGAAGCGCTTGCGCCGGGAGCGAATTTTATCGTTGTCGGAGTAGCTGTGCTTGCTGCCGGGCTTGTTGGGTTACTCGTTGGGTCGGCGGGATTACTCACTGGCGGTGCATTGGTGGCATTGCTTGCTGCCCTGACGATTATATTCGGAAGTGTTGCCTTGTACGTGTATCGTGAATTCGAATTCTACGATGGAGGTGATTCCGGGGCAACGTCTGATTCTGCATCTTTACGGGGTAAGACCGGGCGAGTAACTGAGCGGGTGACCGAAACGGATGGTCGCGTAAAGCTTGATGAAGGCGGCTTCAGTCCAGTCTATCAGGCCCGGGCAATCGATGGTGAGATTCCAGAAGGAGAGCGAGTGTTTGTTGTGGACCCGGGGGGCGGAAACGTGTTGACAGTAGAGTCACTTGGTGCAATTGAACGAGATGAAATTGATCGGGCTCTAGAGCAGGAAGAAGAATCTGAGTATGAAACAAATTGA